In the genome of Cuculus canorus isolate bCucCan1 chromosome 28, bCucCan1.pri, whole genome shotgun sequence, one region contains:
- the S100A1 gene encoding protein S100-A1, which produces MASQLEGAMETLINVFHHYSGKEGDKYKLSKKELKELLQSELGCFLETQKDSGAVEKIMQDLDENGDGEVDFQEYVVLVAALTVACNTFFWENA; this is translated from the exons ATGGCGTCACAGCTGGAAGGAGCCATGGAGACGCTCATCAACGTCTTCCACCATTATTCGGGCAAAGAGGGGGACAAGTACAAACTGAGCAAGAAGGagctgaaggagctgctgcagagtgAGCTGGGATGCTTCCTGGAG ACCCAGAAGGACTCGGGAGCCGTGGAGAAGATCATGCAGGACCTGGATGAGAACGGTGATGGGGAGGTGGACTTCCAGGAGTACGTGGTCCTGGTGGCCGCCCTCACCGTCGCCTGCAACACCTTCTTCTGGGAGAACGCCTGA